A region from the Salvelinus sp. IW2-2015 linkage group LG19, ASM291031v2, whole genome shotgun sequence genome encodes:
- the LOC111978970 gene encoding probable G-protein coupled receptor 141 isoform X2, which yields MSLMINNIKSNACSVTTTAVLNLIMVHILFLLTVPFRLYFYAAGEWHLGPNFCKVVSAMIHAHMYLAFVFYVIILVIRYLSFFRRFNQVEFYRRLHALGASAAVWGLMLIVVVPLTAVKYGSSTDNNTTTNDNQCFNFGGIFDEKHTVAVLNYIICALIIVVTLALACCQVWILGCVYRTHRALIFSQQEFWAQIKSLCFMLVIIVCFVPYNVFRIYYVSNYNVSLQMKNEFALAVTTFSCFDMLTFIGRGSFRPCDTTCCVS from the coding sequence ATGTCCCTCATGATCAACAACATCAAGTCCAACGCCTGCTCGGTGACCACCACAGCCGTGTTGAACCTGATCATGGTCCACATCCTCTTTCTTCTGACCGTGCCCTTCCGCCTCTACTTCTACGCGGCCGGCGAGTGGCATCTTGGTCCCAACTTCTGCAAGGTGGTCAGTGCCATGATCCACGCCCACATGTACTTAGCCTTCGTCTTCTATGTGATCATTCTGGTGATCCGCTACCTGAGTTTCTTCAGGAGGTTCAATCAGGTGGAGTTCTACAGGAGGCTTCACGCCCTGGGGGCCAGTGCTGCTGTCTGGGGCCTCATGCTCATTGTGGTGGTCCCTTTGACTGCTGTGAAGTATGGATCATCTACAGATAATAATACAACAACCAATGACAACCAGTGCTTCAATTTCGGAGGGATCTTTGACGAGAAACATACTGTGGCTGTGCTGAATTACATCATCTGTGCTCTCATCATCGTGGTTACATTGGCCCTGGCCTGTTGCCAAGTGTGGATTTTGGGCTGTGTGTACAGAACTCACAGGGCGTTGATCTTCTCTCAACAGGAGTTTTGGGCTCAGATCAAAAGTCTTTGCTTTATGCTGGTCATTATAGTATGCTTTGTTCCATACAATGTATTCAGGATTTACTATGTGAGTAATTATAATGTCAGTCTCCAAATGAAGAATGAGTTTGCCCTTGCTGTCACAACGTTCAGCTGCTTTGACATGTTGACTTTTATAGGGAGGGGGTCGTTCAGACCCTGTGATACAACATGTTGTGTATCATAA
- the LOC111978970 gene encoding probable G-protein coupled receptor 141 isoform X1: protein MGNGTNVNNAMSKSYRYALLSIYTIVLVGGTISMSLMINNIKSNACSVTTTAVLNLIMVHILFLLTVPFRLYFYAAGEWHLGPNFCKVVSAMIHAHMYLAFVFYVIILVIRYLSFFRRFNQVEFYRRLHALGASAAVWGLMLIVVVPLTAVKYGSSTDNNTTTNDNQCFNFGGIFDEKHTVAVLNYIICALIIVVTLALACCQVWILGCVYRTHRALIFSQQEFWAQIKSLCFMLVIIVCFVPYNVFRIYYVSNYNVSLQMKNEFALAVTTFSCFDMLTFIGRGSFRPCDTTCCVS, encoded by the coding sequence atggggaatGGGACAAATGTCAACAATGCCATGTCTAAATCATACAGATATGCATTGCTGTCAATATACACTATTGTGCTCGTTGGAGGGACCATCAGCATGTCCCTCATGATCAACAACATCAAGTCCAACGCCTGCTCGGTGACCACCACAGCCGTGTTGAACCTGATCATGGTCCACATCCTCTTTCTTCTGACCGTGCCCTTCCGCCTCTACTTCTACGCGGCCGGCGAGTGGCATCTTGGTCCCAACTTCTGCAAGGTGGTCAGTGCCATGATCCACGCCCACATGTACTTAGCCTTCGTCTTCTATGTGATCATTCTGGTGATCCGCTACCTGAGTTTCTTCAGGAGGTTCAATCAGGTGGAGTTCTACAGGAGGCTTCACGCCCTGGGGGCCAGTGCTGCTGTCTGGGGCCTCATGCTCATTGTGGTGGTCCCTTTGACTGCTGTGAAGTATGGATCATCTACAGATAATAATACAACAACCAATGACAACCAGTGCTTCAATTTCGGAGGGATCTTTGACGAGAAACATACTGTGGCTGTGCTGAATTACATCATCTGTGCTCTCATCATCGTGGTTACATTGGCCCTGGCCTGTTGCCAAGTGTGGATTTTGGGCTGTGTGTACAGAACTCACAGGGCGTTGATCTTCTCTCAACAGGAGTTTTGGGCTCAGATCAAAAGTCTTTGCTTTATGCTGGTCATTATAGTATGCTTTGTTCCATACAATGTATTCAGGATTTACTATGTGAGTAATTATAATGTCAGTCTCCAAATGAAGAATGAGTTTGCCCTTGCTGTCACAACGTTCAGCTGCTTTGACATGTTGACTTTTATAGGGAGGGGGTCGTTCAGACCCTGTGATACAACATGTTGTGTATCATAA